The following are encoded in a window of Methanobrevibacter oralis genomic DNA:
- the lonB gene encoding ATP-dependent protease LonB — translation MKFEEQESIDDSLEEVGAETENSSNEETKPMLDYDYIKSSEDIEVPPLLIDQVIGHEESIETIKKAAKQRRNVLLIGDPGVGKSMLAKGMAQILPHETLQDILVYPNIEDNNHPLIRTVPAGEGKKIVKVNRGSAKGHEERKTMITMFAIAAVVVIGFMYGRLLEAIIAAALILLISLQIKPKSNNAAPKLLVNNEENRFAPFMDGTGAHAGALLGDVRHDPYQSGGLGTPAHERVEAGMIHKAHKGVLYIDEMGTMSMKTQQELLSAMQEKKYAITGQSENSSGAMVRSQSVPCDFVLVASGNLQVLEGMHIAMRSRIRGYGYEIFMKDHMDDTEENRKKLVQFVAQEVKNDGRIPHFAPDAINEIIMEAKRRSGRQDALTLKLRDLGGLVRSAGDVAIEKGDNLVTAEHVFEAKKFARTLEQQIADRSIIQRKQYSMVNAEGGRIGLVNGLAVIGDRSGIVSPIAAEAAPSQSKNGGQIIATGKLGEIAKESVQNVSALIKKYTNKNISDYDIHVQFIQTYDGVEGDSASVSIATAVISAVEEIPIDQTIALTGSLNVRGDVMPIGGATAKIEAAAEAGMKKVLIPKSNLKDVMLEKKYKDMIEVIPTETLSDVLENILISGSKKDTLIEKMKNIGSKVVEKVPKTSINNPTTN, via the coding sequence ATGAAATTTGAAGAACAAGAATCAATAGATGATTCTTTAGAAGAAGTTGGAGCAGAGACAGAAAACAGCTCTAATGAAGAAACTAAACCGATGTTAGATTATGATTATATTAAAAGTTCTGAAGATATTGAAGTTCCTCCTTTATTAATAGATCAAGTAATTGGACATGAAGAGTCAATTGAAACTATTAAAAAAGCAGCTAAACAAAGAAGGAATGTTTTATTAATAGGAGACCCAGGTGTAGGTAAATCTATGCTTGCGAAAGGTATGGCACAAATATTACCTCATGAAACTCTCCAAGATATTTTAGTATATCCTAACATTGAAGATAATAATCATCCTTTAATTAGAACAGTACCTGCAGGTGAAGGTAAAAAAATTGTAAAGGTAAATAGAGGGTCTGCAAAGGGGCATGAAGAGAGAAAAACAATGATTACTATGTTTGCAATTGCAGCTGTTGTTGTTATTGGATTTATGTATGGAAGATTGCTTGAAGCAATTATTGCTGCAGCATTAATATTATTAATTTCACTTCAAATTAAACCTAAATCTAATAATGCAGCTCCTAAATTACTTGTAAATAATGAAGAAAACAGATTTGCTCCATTTATGGATGGGACTGGTGCTCATGCAGGAGCTCTTTTAGGAGATGTACGTCACGACCCATATCAATCAGGAGGTCTTGGAACCCCAGCACATGAACGTGTAGAAGCAGGTATGATTCATAAAGCTCACAAAGGAGTTTTATATATTGATGAAATGGGTACAATGTCTATGAAAACTCAACAAGAGTTATTATCTGCAATGCAAGAGAAAAAATATGCTATTACGGGCCAAAGTGAAAACTCAAGTGGGGCAATGGTAAGATCCCAATCAGTACCGTGTGATTTTGTTTTAGTAGCTTCAGGAAACTTGCAAGTTTTAGAAGGAATGCATATTGCTATGAGGTCTAGAATCAGAGGATACGGTTATGAAATATTCATGAAAGACCACATGGATGATACAGAAGAAAATAGGAAAAAATTAGTTCAATTTGTAGCTCAGGAAGTTAAAAACGATGGAAGAATCCCTCACTTTGCACCAGATGCAATAAATGAAATTATCATGGAAGCTAAACGTAGATCTGGTCGTCAAGATGCTTTAACTTTAAAATTAAGAGACCTTGGTGGACTTGTAAGATCTGCAGGTGATGTAGCTATTGAAAAAGGAGATAATTTAGTAACTGCTGAACATGTATTCGAAGCTAAAAAATTCGCAAGAACTCTTGAACAACAAATAGCTGATAGATCTATCATTCAAAGAAAACAATACAGTATGGTTAATGCTGAAGGTGGAAGAATAGGTCTTGTGAATGGATTGGCTGTTATTGGAGATAGAAGTGGTATAGTTTCCCCTATTGCTGCTGAAGCTGCTCCATCCCAATCTAAAAATGGTGGTCAAATAATAGCTACAGGTAAACTTGGTGAAATTGCTAAAGAATCAGTTCAAAATGTAAGCGCTTTAATTAAAAAATACACCAACAAGAATATTTCTGATTATGATATTCATGTTCAATTTATTCAAACTTACGATGGTGTTGAAGGAGATTCGGCTAGTGTATCAATAGCTACTGCAGTTATTTCTGCTGTTGAAGAAATTCCAATCGATCAAACAATTGCATTAACAGGTTCACTTAATGTACGTGGAGATGTAATGCCTATTGGTGGTGCAACTGCTAAAATTGAAGCTGCTGCTGAAGCTGGAATGAAAAAAGTATTGATTCCTAAATCTAACTTAAAAGATGTCATGCTTGAGAAAAAATATAAAGACATGATTGAAGTTATTCCAACAGAAACCTTAAGTGATGTTTTAGAAAATATTTTAATTAGTGGAAGTAAAAAAGACACTTTAATTGAAAAAATGAAAAACATTGGTTCTAAAGTAGTAGAAAAAGTTCCAAAAACATCTATTAATAATCCAACTACTAATTAG
- the cobQ gene encoding cobyric acid synthase CobQ → MTKCIMVQGTSSNAGKSMLVAALCRIYKNRGYKVAPFKSQNMSLNSYTTKENGEIGIAQMLQAEAAMIEPSIHMNPILLKPKGDFTSNVIIQGKSIGDMDFYDYQHKYHDTALNAIKESFNKLKEEYEVIIIEGAGSPAEINMRDQDIANMEIAHLADANVILIADIEMGGVFAAIAGTYVLLDDYDRSRLKATVINKFRGNLDILKPGLDRIEEITGEPVLGVLPYDETLKLPEEDSASLTTHEFAENKDITIGVIRLPKISNFTDIDPFEYEKDVGIKMIGINDDIGDVDAIIIPGTRNSTEDIHALFKSGLAQKIIDKSLEIPIVGICGGLQILGNIIYDEDKKESKHGTIEALGLIDIESKFSRLEKIVTQSEAIIPDKINGIAGEIFKNIAGEKVKGYEIHEGTTELSDNVSNLLNITKGQGNNDEGLIDGASQGNIFATYLHGIFHNYNFRREFLNYLRVKKGLKAELGKDPYQSEKDYSLNRLAEIVEENLDMDIIDDLLFS, encoded by the coding sequence ATGACAAAATGTATCATGGTTCAAGGAACCTCATCAAATGCCGGTAAAAGCATGCTTGTAGCTGCTTTGTGTAGAATATATAAAAATAGAGGATACAAAGTAGCTCCTTTTAAATCTCAGAACATGTCTTTAAATTCATATACTACTAAGGAAAATGGAGAAATTGGGATAGCCCAAATGTTACAAGCAGAAGCGGCAATGATTGAACCTAGTATCCATATGAACCCAATTTTATTAAAGCCAAAAGGAGACTTCACATCAAATGTTATAATCCAAGGAAAATCTATTGGAGATATGGATTTCTATGATTATCAGCATAAATACCATGATACTGCGCTAAACGCTATAAAAGAAAGTTTTAATAAATTAAAAGAAGAATATGAAGTCATTATTATTGAAGGAGCTGGTTCTCCTGCTGAAATCAATATGCGTGATCAGGATATTGCAAATATGGAAATTGCACATCTTGCAGATGCCAATGTTATTTTAATTGCAGATATTGAAATGGGTGGAGTTTTTGCAGCTATCGCCGGAACATATGTTTTACTTGATGATTACGATAGATCTAGACTAAAAGCAACCGTTATTAACAAATTTAGAGGCAATTTAGATATATTAAAACCCGGTCTTGATAGGATTGAAGAAATTACTGGTGAACCGGTTTTAGGAGTATTGCCTTATGATGAAACTTTAAAACTTCCAGAAGAGGATTCAGCTTCACTAACCACTCATGAATTTGCAGAAAACAAAGACATTACAATAGGAGTTATTAGACTTCCTAAAATATCCAATTTTACAGATATTGACCCATTTGAATATGAAAAAGATGTTGGAATTAAAATGATTGGAATAAATGATGATATTGGAGATGTTGATGCAATCATTATTCCAGGTACTCGTAATTCCACCGAAGATATTCATGCACTTTTTAAAAGTGGGTTAGCACAAAAAATAATTGATAAATCTTTAGAAATTCCAATTGTTGGTATTTGTGGAGGATTACAAATATTAGGTAATATTATTTATGATGAAGATAAAAAAGAATCAAAGCATGGTACAATTGAAGCTTTAGGATTAATTGATATTGAATCTAAGTTTAGTCGCTTAGAAAAAATTGTAACTCAATCAGAAGCCATTATACCAGATAAAATCAATGGTATAGCTGGCGAGATATTTAAAAATATTGCTGGTGAGAAAGTTAAGGGCTATGAAATACATGAAGGTACAACAGAATTGTCTGATAATGTTAGTAACCTATTGAATATTACTAAAGGTCAAGGAAACAATGATGAAGGATTAATAGATGGAGCATCACAAGGAAATATATTTGCAACTTATCTCCATGGAATATTCCACAATTATAATTTTAGAAGAGAGTTTTTAAACTATTTAAGAGTTAAAAAAGGTTTAAAAGCAGAACTTGGAAAAGATCCTTATCAAAGTGAAAAAGACTATTCCTTAAATAGATTAGCTGAAATCGTTGAAGAAAACTTAGATATGGACATTATTGATGATCTGCTTTTCTCATAA
- a CDS encoding putative zinc-binding protein: MGSTSADIEDKNNYMLKKFQIIAINGCGEKCVNKILKSKGIN; this comes from the coding sequence ATGGGTTCAACATCAGCAGATATTGAAGATAAAAACAATTATATGCTTAAAAAATTCCAAATAATTGCTATAAATGGATGTGGCGAAAAGTGTGTTAATAAAATTCTAAAATCAAAAGGAATTAACTGA
- a CDS encoding ADP-ribosylglycohydrolase family protein — protein MKVKDGICGLIVGDALGVPVEFKLREYLETHPVTDMIGYGTYNQPPGTFSDDSSMTIATMASIVNKKAIDYEDIQHEFSLWIFKSKYTPYGETFDFGNTTSYALMKYKQGIPALECGCGDERDNGNGSLMRILPLAFIPDIDYETIENVSGLTHSHERSKISCVFYILIAKSMLENDLSINEHVKLAGDKIKSYYKNSNELHHFNRIFNDNIKTVSSRGYVIDTFESVIYCLKNTDNYKDAVLKAVNLGGDTDTIAAICGGLAGIYYGFDDIPIDWLRQITKIDKVYSLCEKYEEFINEYY, from the coding sequence ATGAAAGTAAAAGATGGAATTTGTGGATTAATTGTAGGAGATGCATTAGGTGTTCCTGTTGAATTTAAATTAAGAGAATACCTTGAAACACATCCCGTTACTGATATGATAGGTTATGGTACTTATAATCAACCTCCAGGAACTTTTTCTGACGATTCATCTATGACAATAGCTACAATGGCAAGTATTGTTAATAAAAAAGCCATCGATTATGAAGATATACAACATGAGTTTTCATTGTGGATTTTTAAATCAAAATACACACCTTACGGTGAAACATTTGACTTTGGAAATACAACAAGTTATGCATTAATGAAATATAAGCAAGGAATACCTGCTCTTGAATGTGGATGTGGTGATGAAAGAGATAATGGAAATGGATCACTAATGAGGATATTGCCATTAGCTTTTATTCCTGATATAGACTATGAAACAATTGAAAATGTAAGTGGATTGACTCATAGTCATGAAAGATCAAAAATATCTTGTGTATTTTATATCTTAATAGCTAAATCTATGCTTGAAAATGATTTAAGTATTAATGAACATGTTAAACTTGCAGGTGATAAAATTAAAAGTTATTATAAAAATTCAAATGAATTACATCATTTTAATCGCATATTTAATGACAATATCAAAACTGTATCAAGTAGAGGTTACGTAATTGACACTTTTGAAAGTGTAATTTATTGTTTAAAAAATACTGATAATTACAAAGATGCAGTGTTAAAAGCTGTTAATTTAGGTGGGGATACAGACACTATAGCTGCTATTTGTGGTGGGCTTGCAGGAATTTATTATGGTTTTGATGATATTCCTATAGATTGGCTTAGACAAATTACTAAAATTGATAAAGTCTATTCATTATGTGAAAAATACGAGGAGTTTATTAATGAATATTATTAA
- a CDS encoding BRO-N domain-containing protein, with protein MSDDKNSIKLFESQEIRAKWDDEIEDYYFSVIDVIAVLTDSNKPRDYWYRLKKRELENGVDLSTNCRHLKMPAKDGKLRETDVANTKDLFRIIQSIPSKKAEPFKQWLAQVGSERLDEIADPELAIERAISTYRKKGYSEDWITQRMRSIETRKDLTAEWDRSGIEEGLEYAILTNEISKASFGLTTKQHKQYKSLRKESLRDNMTNAELIITMLGELATTEISKSENPEGFKESKIVAKRGGNIAGNARRELEANTGKKVVSEKTSKNPKLLDE; from the coding sequence ATGAGTGATGATAAAAATAGTATTAAATTATTTGAATCCCAAGAAATAAGAGCAAAATGGGATGATGAAATTGAAGATTATTACTTTTCAGTAATAGATGTTATTGCAGTATTAACTGACAGTAACAAACCACGAGATTATTGGTATCGTTTAAAAAAACGTGAATTAGAAAATGGTGTTGATCTGTCGACAAATTGTCGACATTTGAAAATGCCTGCTAAAGATGGTAAATTACGTGAAACTGATGTTGCAAATACTAAAGATTTATTCCGTATCATACAATCTATCCCTTCTAAAAAAGCAGAACCATTCAAACAATGGTTAGCTCAAGTAGGTAGTGAAAGACTTGATGAAATAGCAGACCCTGAATTAGCAATTGAAAGAGCAATAAGTACCTATCGTAAAAAAGGTTATAGTGAAGATTGGATTACTCAAAGAATGCGAAGTATTGAAACTAGAAAAGACTTAACTGCTGAATGGGATAGGTCTGGTATTGAAGAAGGTTTAGAATATGCAATATTAACTAATGAAATTAGTAAAGCTTCTTTTGGATTAACTACTAAACAACATAAACAGTATAAAAGTTTACGTAAAGAAAGCTTACGGGATAATATGACTAATGCAGAATTAATTATCACTATGTTAGGTGAATTAGCCACCACAGAAATTAGTAAAAGTGAAAATCCAGAAGGTTTCAAAGAAAGCAAAATTGTTGCTAAACGTGGAGGAAACATAGCTGGTAATGCACGCAGAGAACTGGAAGCAAATACTGGTAAAAAAGTAGTAAGTGAAAAAACATCAAAAAACCCAAAATTATTAGATGAATAA
- a CDS encoding class I SAM-dependent methyltransferase, producing the protein MDVPLYFYLAYKNMPRLAPGSDNTTLKAINLVEFDHNDELAILDIACGVGTQTVLLANFFENATIEAIDLFRHYINEVEEKIALNNLSNRVHVYRMDMNDLDFANEEFDILFCEASIHIMGFKKALKEWKRLLKVNGYLVASDISWISAPSVESRKFWKNNYEEVDSIKNKIKIIEKEGYEFIDYAVVPKEDWKNYFSALEKNLAKISSDGSAKVFINELKKEISVYMKNSDDYSYVFYVMRKADHQ; encoded by the coding sequence ATGGATGTTCCTCTTTACTTTTACTTAGCGTATAAAAATATGCCTAGACTAGCTCCAGGTAGTGACAATACAACACTAAAAGCCATTAATTTAGTTGAATTTGATCATAATGATGAGTTAGCTATTTTAGATATTGCATGTGGTGTTGGAACACAAACAGTGTTACTTGCGAATTTTTTTGAAAATGCTACAATTGAAGCTATTGATTTATTTAGACATTATATTAATGAAGTTGAAGAAAAAATAGCTTTAAATAATTTGTCTAATAGAGTTCACGTTTATAGAATGGATATGAACGATTTGGATTTTGCAAATGAAGAATTTGATATATTATTCTGTGAAGCTTCAATCCACATTATGGGATTTAAAAAAGCTTTAAAAGAATGGAAAAGGCTGCTTAAAGTAAATGGTTATTTAGTAGCATCGGATATTTCTTGGATTTCAGCTCCTTCTGTTGAAAGTCGAAAATTCTGGAAAAACAATTATGAAGAAGTTGATTCAATTAAGAATAAAATTAAGATAATTGAAAAGGAAGGTTATGAGTTTATTGATTATGCTGTTGTTCCAAAAGAGGACTGGAAAAATTATTTTTCAGCTTTAGAGAAAAATTTAGCCAAAATTTCATCAGATGGTTCTGCAAAAGTTTTTATAAATGAACTAAAAAAAGAAATATCAGTTTATATGAAAAATTCAGATGATTATAGCTATGTTTTTTATGTTATGAGAAAAGCAGATCATCAATAA
- a CDS encoding zinc-ribbon domain-containing protein → MTKICPDCGSSMKDDCKFCLNCSCDLRFISKRLFCTNCGAEVDSNSPFCSSCGHKVYKPNKNIFCPNCGSKVKDGSLFCGNCGNKLE, encoded by the coding sequence ATGACTAAAATTTGTCCAGATTGTGGATCTTCAATGAAAGATGATTGTAAATTTTGCTTAAATTGTTCTTGTGATTTAAGGTTTATTTCAAAAAGATTGTTCTGCACAAATTGTGGTGCTGAAGTTGATTCTAATTCTCCTTTTTGTTCTTCATGTGGTCATAAAGTATATAAACCTAATAAAAATATCTTTTGTCCAAATTGTGGAAGCAAAGTAAAAGATGGATCACTATTTTGTGGAAATTGTGGTAATAAGTTAGAATAG
- a CDS encoding DUF1565 domain-containing protein, translating into MFKLNKYILILAIFMVLIMIPFSFAEENSTDLQGINNDDSIAINTDDESQNLEVSNDEVLSKSSSIYLSPNGNDANDGSQSKPVASLNKALSLVSSGGTINVAKGHYNVNSVSITDSVKILGQNGAIFDAGNYGRILQISVPGKSVVISGIKFINGNVKDIEKDKWGGAILITNNVTGTSIMISNNQFLNNVAYAGGAIYVVGNSYGSVIIKNNVFDKCSAEFGGVISTENKVHVNIINNHFKNSFANYGAIVDYGEGSISFSKNTISNCKAFKQGDYIYSFKHKIAKNIGFSISAGNIVRGYKSGLDYKAIFYDINGKALKNYNVHFKVKGKTYKVKTDSKGVAKLYIKLNVGIHKVEITNPETGDKIDYYAFILKRIVGNKPITMIYGDGSKYTVRIIGDNGKFVGYGKIVTFKLNGKSYKVKTNKNGYASLKISLPPKKYNIKAIYKEFKVSNKIKVKPIKLYSKWWLSNGKPIVGKTVIFKVKGKVFAKVKTNKYGYAYANLKKPLKRGAYKVTANCGGKVASMKIRIK; encoded by the coding sequence ATGTTTAAGTTAAATAAGTATATCTTAATTTTAGCTATTTTCATGGTTCTAATCATGATTCCATTTTCTTTTGCAGAAGAAAACTCAACTGATCTTCAAGGAATTAATAATGACGATTCAATAGCTATTAATACAGATGATGAAAGTCAAAATTTAGAGGTTTCTAATGATGAAGTGTTAAGTAAAAGTAGTTCTATTTATTTAAGTCCAAATGGTAATGATGCTAATGATGGAAGTCAATCTAAACCTGTTGCAAGTTTAAATAAAGCTCTTTCATTGGTTTCTTCAGGAGGTACAATTAATGTTGCTAAGGGACATTATAATGTAAATTCCGTTTCTATTACTGACTCTGTTAAAATTCTTGGTCAAAATGGGGCAATATTTGATGCTGGAAATTATGGAAGAATATTGCAGATTTCAGTTCCAGGAAAAAGTGTTGTAATTTCCGGTATTAAGTTTATTAATGGTAATGTTAAAGATATTGAGAAGGATAAATGGGGTGGAGCAATTTTAATAACTAATAATGTTACTGGAACTTCAATAATGATTTCTAATAATCAATTCCTTAATAATGTTGCCTATGCTGGAGGAGCAATATATGTTGTAGGTAATTCTTATGGTAGTGTAATTATTAAAAATAATGTATTTGATAAATGTAGTGCTGAGTTTGGTGGGGTAATATCAACAGAAAATAAAGTGCATGTTAATATTATAAATAACCATTTTAAAAATTCATTTGCTAATTATGGAGCTATAGTTGATTATGGTGAAGGCAGTATTAGCTTTTCAAAAAATACAATTTCAAATTGTAAAGCATTTAAACAAGGAGATTATATTTACAGTTTTAAACATAAAATAGCTAAAAACATTGGATTTTCTATTAGTGCAGGTAATATAGTTAGAGGTTATAAAAGTGGTTTAGATTATAAAGCTATCTTTTATGATATAAATGGTAAGGCTTTAAAGAACTATAACGTTCATTTTAAAGTAAAAGGCAAAACATACAAAGTAAAGACAGATTCAAAAGGTGTTGCCAAATTATATATTAAATTAAATGTTGGCATACATAAAGTGGAGATTACCAATCCTGAAACTGGTGATAAAATAGATTATTATGCTTTTATCCTAAAAAGAATTGTAGGTAATAAGCCAATAACTATGATTTATGGTGATGGCTCTAAATATACTGTAAGAATTATAGGGGATAATGGTAAGTTTGTAGGTTATGGTAAAATAGTAACTTTTAAACTTAATGGTAAATCTTATAAGGTTAAAACTAATAAAAATGGTTATGCCTCTTTAAAAATAAGTTTACCTCCTAAGAAATACAATATTAAAGCTATATATAAGGAATTTAAAGTATCTAATAAAATAAAAGTTAAACCAATTAAACTTTATTCAAAATGGTGGCTTTCAAATGGAAAACCTATAGTTGGTAAAACTGTTATTTTCAAAGTTAAAGGGAAAGTATTTGCAAAAGTAAAAACTAATAAATATGGTTATGCTTATGCGAATTTGAAAAAACCTTTAAAAAGAGGTGCTTATAAGGTTACTGCCAATTGTGGAGGCAAAGTAGCTTCAATGAAAATTAGAATAAAATAG
- a CDS encoding zinc ribbon domain-containing protein, translating to MTRICKNCNFENQDSYDFCAKCGKPLVEDVQLKQFYVYDSEPDVHSGALILSYIVTIFFSWSGFVVGLVSKNTAMSAFTFFGFFMPFYLLQSKSKKLRYHGYIQLLISLIGVALSFYIIFH from the coding sequence ATGACAAGGATATGTAAAAATTGCAATTTTGAAAATCAAGATTCCTATGATTTTTGTGCTAAATGTGGAAAGCCTCTTGTTGAGGATGTTCAACTTAAACAATTTTATGTTTATGATTCTGAACCAGATGTTCATAGCGGTGCATTAATATTATCTTACATTGTAACAATATTTTTTTCATGGAGTGGTTTTGTAGTAGGTTTAGTTTCTAAAAATACAGCTATGAGTGCATTTACATTCTTTGGATTTTTCATGCCTTTTTATTTACTTCAGTCAAAATCAAAGAAACTTAGATATCATGGATACATTCAATTGTTGATTTCACTTATTGGTGTAGCTTTATCATTTTACATAATTTTTCACTAG
- a CDS encoding GNAT family N-acetyltransferase: MILKSDDFILREWLESDAEDLYNYAKNPKIGPIAGWPPHKNVEYSLNIIKTVFSKKETYAIVFNDVAIGCVGLLIHPDCNHYWGDGSAELGYWVGEEYWNRGIATRASKLLINHAFNDLDIKQIYATYRKDNTQSKRVLEKLGFSYYTELKNINYLGYEFDEVAVILKK; encoded by the coding sequence ATGATTTTAAAATCTGATGATTTTATTTTAAGGGAATGGTTAGAAAGTGATGCAGAAGATTTGTATAATTATGCTAAAAATCCAAAAATAGGTCCAATTGCAGGTTGGCCACCACATAAAAATGTTGAATATAGTTTAAATATAATTAAAACAGTATTTTCTAAAAAAGAAACATATGCAATAGTATTTAATGATGTAGCTATTGGTTGTGTTGGTCTTTTAATTCATCCTGATTGCAATCATTATTGGGGTGATGGCTCAGCAGAACTTGGGTATTGGGTTGGGGAAGAGTATTGGAATCGTGGAATTGCTACTAGAGCGTCTAAATTATTAATCAATCATGCTTTTAATGATTTAGATATTAAACAGATTTATGCAACTTATAGAAAAGACAACACTCAATCAAAAAGAGTTTTAGAGAAATTAGGTTTTAGCTATTACACGGAACTTAAAAACATTAATTATTTAGGATATGAATTTGATGAAGTAGCTGTAATTTTAAAAAAATAA
- a CDS encoding ribose-phosphate diphosphokinase, giving the protein MIIGGSASQDLAAQVARELGEELCYVETKKFPDGERYLRINGKIEEEVTIIQSTGYPQDENLMELLFTISNLKDLGAKKVRVVIPYLGYARQERRFNDGEAVSAKIVTNLIESAGADEFITFNIHEECVLDFFNIKARNISAMPAIAEYLNKKYTKKLGEKPLIVAPDKSAFVFAKEIAEILDTDATYLSKVRFGPDKVETKIVDEKGMEDVKSKPAIIVDDIISTGGTIVNAINILKENGAKSIDVCCVHAVLANNGAVKIYSAGAGKIIATNSLSSDTSRISLSKSIANVLRE; this is encoded by the coding sequence GTGATTATAGGTGGTTCAGCTTCACAAGATTTAGCAGCTCAAGTAGCCCGTGAACTTGGTGAAGAATTATGTTATGTAGAAACTAAAAAATTCCCAGATGGGGAGAGATATTTACGTATTAATGGGAAAATTGAAGAGGAAGTAACCATTATCCAATCTACTGGATATCCTCAAGATGAAAACTTAATGGAATTATTATTTACAATTTCTAATCTTAAAGATTTAGGAGCTAAAAAAGTTCGTGTTGTAATTCCATATTTAGGTTATGCACGTCAAGAAAGACGTTTTAATGATGGAGAAGCAGTGTCTGCAAAAATAGTAACAAATTTAATCGAATCAGCTGGTGCAGACGAGTTTATCACGTTTAATATTCATGAAGAATGTGTTTTGGATTTTTTTAATATTAAAGCTAGAAACATTTCTGCAATGCCTGCAATAGCTGAGTATTTAAATAAAAAATATACTAAAAAATTAGGTGAAAAACCTTTAATTGTTGCTCCTGATAAAAGTGCATTTGTATTTGCCAAAGAAATTGCAGAAATCTTAGATACTGATGCCACATACCTATCGAAAGTTCGTTTTGGTCCAGATAAGGTGGAAACTAAAATTGTTGATGAGAAAGGAATGGAAGATGTTAAAAGTAAACCAGCTATTATAGTAGATGATATTATATCTACTGGTGGAACTATTGTAAATGCAATTAATATTTTAAAAGAAAATGGTGCAAAGTCCATTGATGTTTGTTGTGTTCATGCTGTTTTAGCTAATAATGGTGCTGTTAAAATATATTCTGCAGGTGCAGGTAAGATTATAGCAACAAACAGTTTATCTTCTGATACTTCAAGAATTTCATTATCTAAAAGTATTGCAAATGTTTTAAGGGAATAA